From Nicotiana tabacum cultivar K326 chromosome 22, ASM71507v2, whole genome shotgun sequence, one genomic window encodes:
- the LOC107812832 gene encoding GDP-L-galactose phosphorylase 1-like (The RefSeq protein has 4 substitutions compared to this genomic sequence): MMLKIKRVPTLVSNFQKEEAEETLARGAGCGRNCLRYCCLPGSKLPLYASKNLRKGKSVADETKEPPVDFLESLLLGEWEDRQQKGLFRYDVTACETKVIPGEYGFIAQLNEGRHLKKRPTEFRVDKVLQPFDGSKFNFTKVGQEELLFQFEASEDNDVQFFPNAPIDAEKSPSVVAINVSPIEYGHVLLIPKVLECLPQRIDRDSLLLALHMAAEAANPYFRLGYNSLGAFATINHLHFQAYYLAVPFPIEKAPTRKITFADAGVKISEMLNYPVRGLVFEGGNTLEDLANVVSGSCVCLQENNIPYNVLIADSAKRIFLLPQCYAEKQALGEVSSELLDTQVNPAVWEISGHMVLKRKEDYEGATEANAWRLLAEVSLSEARFQEVTALIFEAIDCSVEENKNVTEGSPEKPDVAPQPMEEIDALNTHATMVPV; encoded by the exons ATGATGCTCAAGATTAAGAGGGTTCCTACACTTGTTTCCAACTTCCaaaaagaagaggctgaagaaacTCTTGCTCGTGGTGCTGGCTGTGGCCGCAATTGCCTCCGAAACTGCTGCCTTCCag GGTCAAAGCTGCCGCTGTATGCTTCCAAGAATTTGAAAAAGGGCAAGTCTGTTGCCGATGAAACCAAGGAACCTCCTGTTGACTTCTTGGAATCCCTCCTTCTTGGGGAA TGGGAGGATCGTCAGCAGAAAGGTCTCTTTCGCTATGATGTCACTGCTTGCGAAACCAAG GTGATTCCTGGAGAACATGGTTTCATTGCTCAATTGAATGAAGGAAGGCACCTCAAGAAGAGGCCAACTGAGTTCCGCGTTGATAAGGTGCTGCAGCCTTTTGATGGAAGCAAGTTCAACTTCACTAAAGTTGGTCAGGAGGAGTTGCTCTTTCAGTTTGAAGCAAGCGAGGACAATGAAGTCCAATTCTTTCCAAATGCGCCCATTGATGCTGAGAAATCTCCAAGTGTCGTTGCCATTAAT GTCAGTCCCATTGAGTACGGACACGTGCTTTTGATCCCTAAGGTCCTTGAATGCCTTCCCCAGAGGATCGACAGGGACAGCTTATTGCTTGCACTGCACATGGCTGCCGAAGCAGCTAACCCATACTTCCGATTGGGTTATAACAGCTTGGGTGCATTTGCCACCATCAACCATCTTCACTTTCAG GCTTATTACTTGGCTGTGCCATTCCCCATTGAGAAGGCCCCCACTCGGAAGATTACTTTTGCTGATGCTGGGGTGAAGATATCTGAGATGCTGAATTATCCAGTTCGAGGACTTGTCTTTGAGGGTGGAAATACTTTGGAGGATTTGGCAAATGTTGTCTCTGGTTCCTGCGTTTGCCTGCAAGAGAATAACATACCCTACAATGTTCTAATCGCTGATTCGGCAAAAAGGATATTCCTTCTCCCACAG TGCTATGCAGAGAAACAGGCTCTAGGGGAGGTTAGTTCTGAACtgcttgacactcaagtcaatcCTGCAGTTTGGGAGATTAGTGGACACATGGTCTTGAAGAGGAAGGAGGATTACGAGGGTGCAACCGAGGCAAATGCCTGGAGGCTTCTCGCTGAGGTCTCCCTTTCTGAAGCGAGGTTCCAAGAAGTGACGGCTCTCATCTTTGAAGCCATTGATTGCAGTGTTGAAGAGAATAAGAATGTTACTGAAGGTTCTCCTGAGAAGCCGGATGTCGCACCTCAGCCTATGGAGGAAATTGATGCTCTCAACACCCATGCTACCATGGTTCCcgtctag